From the genome of Prunus persica cultivar Lovell chromosome G8, Prunus_persica_NCBIv2, whole genome shotgun sequence:
GGGATTGGCAAAGGAATAATCATAGTACCCCAAAGAACTCCAATTATGGTGCGCTCTCGCCACAGTTCATAATTTGCTAATAAATTGTTATTACTAGAATTGAGTTAGTGATTTCTTGCTTGGTACTATTATTTTGAGCAGACATGCCTGAATACCTGTGGAATGGAGTGCCTCAGAATGAAGAAGATCTTTCGTACATGCTTGATGATGAAACAACACCAGTTAAGGCTTGTGGGGATTTGGCCTATCATGTTAACCATAGAGGTTGGTTTTCCTTGTTGTTCTCCTCCTCAATGTTCTTTGAgattttcttgcttttcttgtATGTGCAATTCAGAACACTGCCCTTTATGTTTGTTGTTTTAATATCAAAGAAGTGGATTTCAGATAGTAGGACCAAGGAACCAGAAGAACCAAGGGAGTCTTTTTCACAAGTAAAGAGGCGACGGATGCTACAATTTGACACTCTAGCTATTGATCCTTCCCTCTCATGTGACGAGTTGTCATCTTCATTCCTGAAATCAAATGTCTGTTCTGAGTATCTCTTTTCTTGTCTGAAATTTAACATATTTAAGGCATGTTGTATCGTTCATTGGCTGCGTGCCAAACTACTCTTGAACTTGTCATGTGGATCAGTTAGTGCATATTTTCCTCTATCCCAATGCTGCTACTGCATTGCGATAGTGATATGGTTGTTCATTAGAAAAAGGACTGTTGCATCGTATCTGCCATTCATTTGTGGTAAATATGTCAAATTGGTGTGCTACATATGTTATGCCAGACTGGAGTACCAATGTTGACGGGACTACAGTTTCTCCGGTAGTCTAGCTATGGGTTGTACTTTGATAAGGGACTTTCAAGTTGTATGCCTTGGATGTCAAAAGTAGGAACTTGAGTTCCTTGGAGACAAGATTTCAGTACATTAACAGCATATTTCATGTTCCATGGATTTTTCTTAGACTTATTTTTCTGCTCTATATTTAGGAGAGGGCTGATTCAATTGAAGAGGCTTTATCTGAAGCATCACAATGGGTATCGGGGTTTTCAGGTTTGTCTCTTCCGGAATGTGTTTTGCCATATTTACTTGAACATTTATTCCCAGGGTTTTCTGATGACAACATTATTTGTGTTAGAAAATGCGTCTGCATCTGGCTATGAGTGCCTTGAGCAGTCACCTGATGAGTGGATTGCCGAATGCTTCAATGATACCGAGATGCATTTCAGCCCTGATGATTTGTATGCCTCTGGAAGCTCTATATGTATCTTTAACAATTCAATCAGTCATTTACAATAATATGATTGCTTTATTATTTCATACTCAGGAATTTCTCTGGGGCTTCTGATGTTCAAATTGACATTGCAAGTACGTTACATTGGTTCTTCTCatgaaatttgtatttttgcatTTGTTTCCCTTATATCCTTACCCTTCAATCaagtatataaataaattttctgtTACAGAATTATGTGACGTCCGACCTGAGCATGAAGCAAATGTGATTCAACAGCGAGTCACCCGAACACCTCgaaatgttgtttttaaaGGTACTTCCATGTTCTTGACTTATCTTCCTGTATTGAAAATGTACTCAAACAATCAGCTCCTCAACCTCTCTCAAAGATGTCCCACGACTATGGCAACTTCTTGTTGAGGTAACTCGAATACAATAAAGAAGCCATGGATAATGTTAGAAGTCAAGAGATATTAAagatgctctctctctctctctctctctctctctctctctaaccaAATTTTATACCCGAGTATTCAGTTTAATAACTTGCTACtaattcttcttctgcttATGGTAAATCAAAAGGTaatctctcacttctgctaggaagaaatgataaaaataataaacccTATAGGCTGACGCCACAAATTCCATCCCCAAAAACCGTATTTTGATTGCACCTCAATTATATCAATTATACTTGAACTGTTagataatctctctctctctctctctctctccataccaaaaaaaaagaaggattcTTCTGCTGTATGTAATCTAGAGGTGTACTCAGGTACACCAGCGTTCCTTGCCTGGATCATTATAAATTATGCTATGaaattattgaaataaaaacttaGTACTCAAGGCTCTCTGTTTCTGTGCATAGGTAGGAAGTCTTACATTCGGACTCCCACTAAGTTAGCTACTTCTGTGGCATATCCATTTGCCTTCATTAAACCCTCTGGGGCTCATGGAGATGTAACTCTGAAGGACATAAACCAGCGGATCCGCACTCCACCACCttcaaaatcaaagcaaaaatATGAAGACCCTGCTGCTTACCCCACTTCGGCCTTTTCAGGGAAGCCTGTCGTtggaaaaactaaaattcGCACTGAAGGTGGGAAAGGCAGCATTACAATAATGAGAACCAAAGGCTAAGAGTTAGTAGATAAGTGTTACTCCAAACTTCCCATTTTGCGGCCCTTCTGCTTTGCCCGCTATTTTTCGGGATGAATTTTTCCTGTAATATTCTAGGGCAGTCAGGTACAGAAGTTAatctttatttcttcttttggagTTGTTTTCGGAAATCATAAATCACAGTGAAGTGTTTATGTGTCCGAGTTAATATTCTAGGTGTCATATAGTAGCAGTTCCATACATTGTATGACTGAGAATCTCAAAGTCTACTAGGTACTCTTGTATTTTGGTTTCTCAAAAACCTTGGTAATGCTTTCATTAATTCCATGATATGCAAAACTTGTGTATTTGAATCTGATGTCTGAAAGCTGTATTTAAGATGAAATGTAGAATGCAGACTTTATCTGATTTTGCATGTGTTAAAGGCATCATTTCTTCTGAGCCTTTCTTTGTAGTTTGAACATATAACTAGACTAACTTCATAGCCCTTGCCTTGTGTATTTCGGAAAATCTTTCTTATACATAATGGCTTTCCTTAAACACTTGCTTTTAGCTAGGGCTTCTCTCATGGATGGGATTTTGTAAGATTATAttctaattatgtataaaactTTCGAGTTGATACAGAATACAATGTGCTTGTTAGACCTAGAGAGAGCCTATTGTGGCCTTACATCCAAGCATTGTTCCTTGggaatgaaaacaaagttagAGCATGCTTGCTTGTGGCAGGCTTTAAGGGGAAGAGGAAAAGCAAACCATTGCTGAAAGTAGACATCCACACTGCATTCTGCATCAGTCTTACATGTTTCCACTTTCAATTTGGTTAAAAAGTTGTATaaagcaaaaaattaaaagaaaaaagtttagggtgattttttttttatagtacaattgatagtctaaattataaggGGAAATGAGGGTTTCTCACACTCGTACTACCAAGATGTCATAGgggttcgaacttgagacctcTCATTTAAGTTAAGTTCATTTTTCATTGGGCTAAATCCCGTTGACAAGTTTAGAGTAAATTATTAAACTATGTTAACTTTACAAATTAATTAGCCAAAAGTTAAGCTTGGGAATATTTGGAAATGGCTGGCATTTGGCCTAACCCTACCTATCGTGGCCTAACATTGACAGTGTAATAAGTGCGTTGATCCGAGTGGTCAAGATTAAAAATGTTTTCAGTCCATGGACGTGAGTATAATATCACTAAACAATCACCTTTAGATCTGGCTTGGATTCTAACTCTAAAGGCATGCATCTAAGATCCACCTCAAGCTAATTGATCCTGGCATATCTTTTAATAATCCACTCATGACAGATTAATCAATGTtaacaaatttcatatttagtAATTCCCCTTAATTGTATTCATTTTAGTCTCTAAACTTTTAGCAAATATAGTTACGTATGCGAGTCACATATTTTCGCAAATAACAATCGACATTAactaattattaatattttttctttattttatatgtaGAGATATCAAGTTCGAATTATCTCTCCCCCAAACCAGAAAACACAATTCGCTTTAGTAAAAGTTTGagttaaatcaaaatttgaaaaaaagttGGAGCTCTTCAATTAGAAGTTGGCTAGACTGGGTTAACCCACCCAACCCcactataataataatttgttaaGTTTATTTTGTAGCCCATAAATCTTAACCCACCTTAATGTCATGCCTCCAAGGCCCAGCCCATAAGTCCTCATGAGATAGATAATACATTTCTTATTGATGATTAATGTCACAGTTTTTAATTAGTTAaaactcaaagaaaaaatatttcccACACCTAAAGTCATCATAGTTACTTTTGCctagacctaaaaaataatgacaacattttatatttcagtgattgattgattgacaaaaaatataaagagtAAGTTAATTTGGATACGATAGAGTAACATGTTGAGTTTAAGTTGAACACGAAAATGAAATGACACAAACACTATAAGATTTAAGACATTACTTAGGTCAACTTTGGCTTCATttgtaacaaaaaagaaaaagaaaattcagagaatATAGATTATATCCATattgaaactatttttttttcttcatgattTATCGAAATGGAGTATTTATTCAAGAGGGGCTGCTTAATAGGGGTCCCTCCAATTTTGTCATTGTAGGACGTTTTAGAATTTGCGtgcatctatatatataaagcaaaaaacataaaatgatgaaacattcaaaatataagaaaatgtCCTTAGtgaattcaaacattaagaattgaaattattaaataagaataatatgataaattttttttatattaaagaaattaaaattaaaaataaaatcagataataagcTCTATTTGTATAGAACATAATTGCTCATATTATTTTtccttaattctaaaaataaaatttaaaaaaaaaaaccaattggaATATGCTACCGCATATGCCATGGAGCTAGTATATATTATCAAAGAACAGAGGACGGGAACGTAGGACAATTGGACAGagaagttatatatataaatcccaAAAGCAGGAGAAACAACAAGCAAGCCCAGAAGAAAAGCAACTGTTCACAAAAACCACTTTTGGCTACAAAAGACAGATTTCTGCTCTACGTCACCATCATAAATATTCCCTTCTTTCGTTTTCTGCAACTCTGTATATTTGTTTTCCGATGGAGAAGAACAATAAGCCATAAAGCAAATGCCATTTATTCTTCCCCAAAAGAAATGACATTTTCTTCGTCCTCGTCTGTTCCTGCACTTGCTGCAATAACATGTTTGGTTGTGGTGGTGTTGGGTTGCTATAGGCCCGTTGAGGCCCGAATCCCCACCACTTTGGACGGTCCTTTCGAGCCCGTCACTGTTCCATTCGATCAAAGTTTGCGCGGCAACGCCGTCGATTTGCCCGAGTCCGATCACCGAGTTCGCCGCCGAGTTAAAGGCTTCGAGCCTGAGCAGATTTCTGTTTCGCTTTCAGCCAATTACGACTCTGTTTGGATCTCCTGGGTTAcaggttttgattttttttgttttattttttgattttgtacTTGGGTTTACAGCTGTAAGCTTTAAGCTTTATCGTAAATGGAATTTCTTGGCtttgcaattgaaaattttttattttttatttttgaccaATTGGGTTGTTCATGAATTTTTGTTGCAGGGGAATCGCAAATTGGCTACAACATAAAGCCATTGGACCCCAAAAGTGTGGCAAGTGTTGTTCGTTATGGGAAGCTGAGATATCCACCAACACATGAAGCAACAGGATATTCTCTTGTTTACAATCAGCTTTACCCTTTTGAAGGCCTCCAAAATTACACTTCTGGGATCATCCACCATGTTCGTCTTACAggtttcattttgattttcttcttttgcttttaagttttaatGCACATTTACGAAGTTGGGTCCTTTCATCTTTGGATGAATGAACTTTTAACTGCCTCAAACGTAAGTTGTGATGAAAAATGATTATACTGCTGATATATCAAACATCTATGACCATGTTGTTTTATGACCTCATCAATATGTGCTTCTTCTAGTAAGTTGGTGATATACTTTCTGATTCTGTGTAGGGTTGAAACCGAATACGTTGTATTTTTATCGATGTGGAGATCCTTCTATACCGGCCATGAGCGAAATCTACCATTTCAGGACCATGCCAGTTTCTGGTCCGTGGAGCTACCCAGAGAGAATAGCAGTTGTGGGGGACCTTGGCCTTACATACAACACAACTACCACAATTAGTCACTTGACTAGTAACGATCCTAATCTTGTTCTATTGATTGGTGATGTTACGTATGCAAACCTATACCTGACAAATGGAACTGGTTCTGACTGCTATTCTTGCTCATTTCCACACTCTCCAATACACGAGACCTATCAGCCTCGATGGGATTACTGGGGAaggtaaaatataattttctttctctccacTGCATGCAATGACTTCCCTAAAGTATGACTGATGGAACTTGTTTTCTTATGTTGCCAACTTGCCATTGCTGGGTAATTTGTGTAGGTTTATGGAGAATTTAATTTCTAAAGTTCCAATAATGGTGATAGAAGGGAACCATGAAATAGAAGAACAGGCTGAAAATAAGACATTTGTGGCTTATAGTTCTCGGTTTGCATTCCCATCTGAAGAAAGTGGATCCTCATCCACATTCTACTACTCCTTTAATGCAGGGGGGATTCATTTTATTATGCTTGGAGCCTACATTGACTTTACAAGATCAGGTAATAAAAGTCTGCATAACTTTTTAGCTCATGCTGTGCCTAAATATCCccatttttgcattttcttttttctttcctccccCACCCAAACAGTAATTACTTAACATGTTTTTTCCCCCTTACAGGGAAACAATACAAGTGGTTGGAGCAAGATTTGGCTAATGTGGACAGATCCACAACTCCATGGCTGGTAGCTACTTGGCATCCACCCTGGTATAGTACTTATGAGGCCCATTACAGAGAGGCAGAATGTATGAGGTTGGAAATGGAAGAGTTGCTCTACTCTTATGGAGTTGATATAGTGTTCAATGGACATGTAAGTAATGATAACCGATGATTAGGATAGTCTCTGATATTAGGCAATATGTTTCTTTCTAATATTCAGAAACTTTATGAAGAAGTGGAAAGGGGCCCTTTGATTGGGGTTTTCTTGTATGCCAGATAGTGATAGAAACAActgcattttaatttttt
Proteins encoded in this window:
- the LOC18768102 gene encoding purple acid phosphatase 15 → MTFSSSSSVPALAAITCLVVVVLGCYRPVEARIPTTLDGPFEPVTVPFDQSLRGNAVDLPESDHRVRRRVKGFEPEQISVSLSANYDSVWISWVTGESQIGYNIKPLDPKSVASVVRYGKLRYPPTHEATGYSLVYNQLYPFEGLQNYTSGIIHHVRLTGLKPNTLYFYRCGDPSIPAMSEIYHFRTMPVSGPWSYPERIAVVGDLGLTYNTTTTISHLTSNDPNLVLLIGDVTYANLYLTNGTGSDCYSCSFPHSPIHETYQPRWDYWGRFMENLISKVPIMVIEGNHEIEEQAENKTFVAYSSRFAFPSEESGSSSTFYYSFNAGGIHFIMLGAYIDFTRSGKQYKWLEQDLANVDRSTTPWLVATWHPPWYSTYEAHYREAECMRLEMEELLYSYGVDIVFNGHVHAYERSNRVYNYNLDPCGPVYLTVGDGGNREKMAVKYADEPGNCPEPSTAPDEYIGGFCAKNFTSGPAAGKFCWDRQPDYSAFRESSFGHGILEVKNETWALWTWYRNQDSDNKVGDQIYIVRQPDKCHVRQVLKSWIVDI
- the LOC18766693 gene encoding protein XRI1; the protein is MDYNNNNEHWDWQRNNHSTPKNSNYDMPEYLWNGVPQNEEDLSYMLDDETTPVKACGDLAYHVNHRDSRTKEPEEPRESFSQVKRRRMLQFDTLAIDPSLSCDELSSSFLKSNERADSIEEALSEASQWVSGFSENASASGYECLEQSPDEWIAECFNDTEMHFSPDDLNFSGASDVQIDIAKLCDVRPEHEANVIQQRVTRTPRNVVFKGRKSYIRTPTKLATSVAYPFAFIKPSGAHGDVTLKDINQRIRTPPPSKSKQKYEDPAAYPTSAFSGKPVVGKTKIRTEGGKGSITIMRTKG